CTGGACGCTGGCGCTGCAACGCAATGGTTACGTTGCCCAACTCACCGGGTTGAACTTCGATAGCCTGCTGTTTAGCAGCAGCGGCATGATGCTGGTGATGACACTGAATATCTTTCCGGTGGTTTATTTTGCGGTGTCACGTTCGCTGATGGCCAGTGGACAACGTCTGGCGTGGGTAGCACGGGTGCATGGCGCTTCCGCGTGGCGTGCTTTTTATCAGGTCACCCTGCCGCTGACCTTACCGGCGCTGGCGGGGGGCGTGCTGCTGGCTTTTACCCTGGCGATTGAAGAGTATGGCGTCCCGGCGGCGCTCGGCGCACGTGCCGGGCTGACGCTAATGACGGTCGGCATTGAACAGAAGTTGGCCGACTGGCCGATCGATTTACCGGGTGCCGCTTCGCTATCGCTGATGCTCAGCCTGGTGGCACTGCTGGCATGGTTTTGCCAGCGCAAACTCACCGGCAGCAGCGATGTCACGGCGGTGAGCGGCAAGCCGGTGGCGCAGGAAGCCGCCAACGCCGGTCGCTGGCAGTTACCCATGCTGCTGCTGTTCGTCGGCACCGCGCTGCTGGCAGTGGCGTTACCGCTGGGGGCGATGACGCTCAGCGGTTTGCTGAATACCCTGTCCGGCGGTATTCAGGTCAGCAACCTGACGTTACGCCACTTCGGCGCGCTGTTTAGCCAGCAAGGCGATGCGCTGGCGGCCTTCTCCACCAGCATCGGACTGGCGCTGGGAGCGGCGTTGCTCACCGGGCTGCTGGGCTTTCTGATTGCCTGGCGCGTGGCCGAAGGCAAAACCCGTTTGCTGGCGCTGATGGATGGCCTGGCGCTGCTGCCCGCCGCGATGCCAGGGGTGGTGATTGGCGTGGGGCTGATTTTGCTGTGGAATCGCGGTTTCTGGCCAGTTTCGCCGTACAACACGCTGGCGATTTTGCTGCTTTCCTACAGTTGCCTGCTGCTGCCATGGCCGGTGCGCTATGTCAGCAGCGCTTTACGCCAGATTGGCCCGACGCTGGAACCCGCCGCCCGGGTGCATGGCGCTTCGCGCTTGCAGGCGTTGCGATTGATTGTGCTGCCGTTGGTGGCTCCGAGCCTGCTGGCGGCAATGATGATGGTGTTTGCTGTCGCCTCACGCGAATTGGTGACGTCGCTGATTCTGGCCCCGGCAGGGACACAAACCGTGGCGATCTTTATCTGGCGGCAGTTTGAGCAAGGTTCGGTCGGACAGGGTATGGCAATGGCGACCCTGACGCTGCTCGCCAGCCTCAGCCTGATGCTGGCCGCACTGGCACTGCTGCGCCGACAATCGCGCTAGCCTGTTTTTGCGCGATAAATAACCGCATATCTCCGTAGCGGCGCGATTTATCGCGCTTTCAGTTCGCCATTCATCGCACTTTTCTTCCTGGGAAATGCCAAAAATGGCAAAACATTGTCAATAAACGCAAACCAGGGTCGATAATTGACCTGGGTCAGTTTGGTGCGAAATCAAAACGCTAACATGCACGCCCTTGGGAAAGTGCTATGCTGCTGAAGCAGCAGCATCGCGCCCTTCCCGCTGCTTAAACCTACCGAGGGATGCCTGGTGCCACCGCAGAGACGAAACCGCGATTTTGGCTGGCTGTTGATTGTTTGTGCCGGGCTATTGCCACTGGTGCTCGGTATTCTTTGCACGGCGATTGAAGCGCGCCACACTGTGCATCAGCAGCAAATCAATACCGCCAACTCGCTGCTGGCTCAGGCGGAAAGAATGAGCGACAGCGCCTGGGATATGATCACGGATTTGCGTCAGTTCCACTATCAGCCGTGCTCGGCAATCGAAGGCAAGCTGCAACGTGAAGGTAACCTGAACGCCTATTTTCGCTCCATCGGTAAGCTGGAGGGCGATAACGTCACCTGTTCCTCGGCCTACGGTATGTATCCGGGCACCCTGAGCGAAATGATATTGCGCCAACCGCCGGTAACCGGCAAAGCCTGGTGGAGCATCTCCCTTCGTGGCACCTATGGTGTGCCGGACCGCCCGGCGGTCATCTTTGTGCGGCAACTTCCTGATGGTGAGGGCTTCTGGGCGGTGATTGATGGCCAGTACCTGATGGACTTTATGCGCGCGCTGGGTGAATCACGTAACTATCACATGACGATGCGTTTTAACGACGGCGCACCCATCACCAGTGGGCCAGTCGAAGTGCAGCCGGAAATCTGGTTAAAAAGCGAACCACTCCTGGCGCAGTCCAGCCGTTATCCCATCAGTGTCGAGGTGGTCGTCCCGCCCAGCGAGCTGTTAAAGGCGTGGCGGCAGGCGCTGTTCATTTTCCTGCCGATGGCGGCGATTTTTTCCATTCTGCTGATGATCCTCACCGCCAATTGGCTGCGTCGGCGTATCTCCTGGCGCGATGAGATTCGCCGCGCGATGCGCAACCGCCAATTTTCGGTCCATTATCAGCCGGTCTACAGCGTCGCTGAGCAGCACTGTAACGGTGTCGAAGCCTTACTGCGTTGGCATTTGCCGAACGGCGATACGATCCGACCTGACATCTTTATCAGCGCGGCAGAAGAAGAAGGGATGATTGTGCCGCTGACGCGTCATTTGCTGGAGCTGATGGCGGAAGATATTCAGAGCTGGCAGGTGGCGCCTGGGTTCCATATCGGGCTGAATCTGGCCGCAGAACATCTACAACACCCGGATTTCGTCAAAGATATTGAGCTGTTCGCCCGACGTGTGCAGGACAAAAAATTGCAGATTACGCTGGAACTGACCGAACGCAGTTTAATTCACGACGGCGAGGATGTGGCACGCAAGCTGCGGTTGTTGCAGTCGCAAGGCATGAGGGTGGCGATCGACGATTTCGGTACCGGTCACTGCTCACTCAGCTATCTCCTCACCTTCCCGCTCGATTATCTGAAAATTGATCGCGGCTTTATCAACGCCATTGAACGGCTGGATGGCGAAACCCCGGTGCTGGACGCGATTATCAATCTGGCACGCAAGCTGCAGCTTGAGGTACTCGGCGAAGGCGTTGAAACCTCGTTACAATTCCAGTACCTGCAACAGCGTGGTGTGCTATTTATTCAGGGCTATTATTACGCCTGGCCAATGGATAATGACCGGCTGCGCACGTGGCTCAACGAGCAGGGGCAGCAGCCGCTACGTGTTGAGGAATCCCATGAGTCTGAACTGTATCATTCTTGATGATTACCAGAATGTCGCCCTGACGCTTGCCGACTGGACGACGCTGGCCCCCCTGGTCCACACCACCACGCTTACCACCCACATTGACGATCCCGAAACACTGGTCAGCCAGATTGCAGATGCCGATATTCTGGTGGTGATGCGTGAGCGTACTCCGCTCACGGCTGAGCTGATTGGCCGTATGCCGAAACTGAAACTGGTCGTCACATCGGGGATGCGCAATGCTTCCATCGATCTCGATGCCTGCCGCGAACGTTATATCGCGGTTTGTGGCACAGGCAGCAGCAGCGCACCACCGCTGGAGCTGGCCTGGGGCTTATTGCTGGGACTGGCACGCCATATCGTTAGCGAAAATCAGGCACTGCGCCACAACGGTCCGTGGCAACAGACGCTGGGTATCGGGTTGCAGGGCAAAACCCTGGGGTTGATTGGGCTGGGTAAAATTGGTGGTGAGATGGCGAAAGTGGCCCAGGCATTTGGCATGCGGGTATGTGCCTGGAGCCAGAATCTCACGGCGGAGCGCGCAACCGCCTGTGGGGCCGAAAAAATGGCTTCGCTGCACACCTTATTGCAGGCGAGCGATGTGGTGTCGCTGCATCTGGTACTGAGCGATCGCACCCGTCATCTGCTGGATGCCGACGCGCTGGCGCAGATGAAAACAGGCGCGTTGCTGATCAATACCTCGCGTGCTGGCCTGGTTGACCAGGCGGCCATGATCGCCGCCTTACAACGTGGGCAACTGGCCGGTGCCGGTCTGGATGTGTTTGATCAGGAACCGCTGCCTGCCGATCACCCATTGCGCCAGTTACCGAACGTCCTCGCCACACCCCATTTGGGTTACGTGGCCGACAATAATTACCGCACTTACTTCACCGAAGCAGTGGAAAATATCGCCGGTTGGGTGAAAGGTGCGCCGCTGCGTTCACTGCTGTAAGCCCACGTTTTCCGCCCCCTCGCAGCCATAGTTTAAGCCAGAAACCCATCGGTTTTTGGCTTAAACATGACAAATATCACACAAAAACGGTATACTCTGCCACGGGATGCAATAATTGCCAGCGTAATTATTGCAATGGCAAGCCAGAGAAAAGCACTTTTTACGGCTATGCTTTAATTTTCTCAACGCCGCGGACTGACCGTTATCATCCGGTCCGCGCCGTTGAGGACTTTCTGATTCCAGGACAGGGTAACCTCATGAAAATTCGTAGGAAACGTGTAAAACCGATCGGGCTGGATGATGTCACCATCATCGACGATGCCCGTTTACGTAAGGCCATCACCGCGGCATCTCTGGGTAACGCGATGGAATGGTTCGATTTTGGTGTCTATGGCTTTGTGGCATATGCGCTGGGTAAAGTATTTTTCCCGGATGCCACGCCCGGCATTCAGATGATCGCCGCACTGGCGACCTTCTCCGTGCCGTTCCTGATCCGTCCGCTGGGTGGCCTGTTCTTCGGCATGCTGGGGGATAAATACGGTCGACAGAAAATTCTCTCCATCACCATCGTCATCATGTCGCTCAGTACCTTCTGTATCGGCCTGATCCCTTCATACGCCTCTATCGGCATTTGGGCACCGGTACTGCTGCTGATCGCCAAAATGGCCCAGGGCTTCTCGGTGGGCGGTGAATATACCGGTGCCTCGATCTTCGTTGCCGAATACTCGCCGGATCGGAAGCGCGGCTTTATGGGCAGCTGGCTGGATTTCGGCTCCATCGCCGGTTTCGTGTTGGGGGCGGGTCTGGTGGTACTGATCTCCACCCTTATCGGGGAGGAGCACTTCCTGGAGTGGGGCTGGCGTCTGCCGTTCTTCCTTGCGCTGCCGTTAGGCATTATTGGCCTGTATCTGCGCCACGCTCTGGAGGAGACCCCGGCGTTCCAACAGCATGTCGACAAGCTGGAACAGGGGGATCGTGACGGTCTGCGCGACGGCCCGAAAGTCTCGTTTAAAGAGATCGCCAGCAAGCACTGGAAAAGCCTGCTGGCCTGCGTGGGGCTGGTGATTGCCACTAACGTCACCTATTACATGCTGTTGACCTATATGCCGAGCTACCTGTCGCATAACCTGCACTACTCGGAAGATCACGGCGTGCTGATTATCATCGCCATTATGATCGGGATGCTGTTTGTGCAGCCGGTGATGGGGATGCTGAGTGACCGTTTTGGCCGCCGTCCGTTTGTCATTATCGGTAGTATCGCGCTGTTCATCTGCTCCATCCCGGCATTTATGCTGATCAACAGCGGCGTGATTGGGCTGATTTTTGCCGGTCTGTTGCTGCTGGCGGTGATCCTGAATGCCTTTACCGGCGTGATGGCCTCCTCGCTACCCGCCATGTTCCCGACCCATATCCGCTACAGCGCGTTGGCCAGCGCCTTCAACATTTCGGTGCTGGTTGCCGGTCTGACGCCGACCGCCGCCGCCTGGCTGGTCGAGTCCACCAATAACCTCTATATGCCAGCGTACTATTTGATGGTGATTGCGGTGATTGGTTTGGTCACTGGCCTGTATATGAAAGAGACGGCGAATAAACCGCTGATTGGTGCGACACCTGCGGCATCTGACATTGAAGAAGCACGTGAAATTCTCCAGGAACATCACGACAACATTGAGCAGAAAATCGAAGATATCGATGCTGAGATCGCAAAACTGGAAGCGAAGCGTAAAAATCTGGTGCAGCAGCACCCGGATATCAACGAGTAATTCCCCGCCACTCCCGCTCCGGCGGGAGTTTTCATGTACTGCGCAGCACACAAACCTTCATCGACCAGCGTGAAAAGGAGTAGACTGTCGCTACTTTTTTCACCTGTAAGTAAGAATGAGCATGTCTGATTTTTCCCTTATCCAGCGTCCAAGAAGGCTGCGTAAAAGCGCCGCGATGCGTGAAATGTTCCAGGAAACCAGCCTGAGCCTCAGCGATTTGGCCCTGCCGATCTTCGTTGAAGAAGGGGTGGACGATTACAAACCCATTACCGCGATGCCCGGCGTGATGCGTATTCCAGAAAAACGCTTGGCATATGAAATCGAACGTATCGCCAAAGCGGGTATCCGTTCGGTGATGACCTTCGGTATCTCACATCATACCGATGCCACCGGCAGCGATGCCTGGAACGAAAACGGTCTGGTGGCGCGTATGTCGCGTATCTGCAAAGAAACCGTGCCGGAAATGATCGTCATGTCCGACACCTGTTTCTGCGAATACACCAGTCACGGCCACTGCGGTGTGCTGTGCGACCACGGCGTCGATAACGATGCAACCCTGATTAACCTTGGCAAGCAAGCGGTGGTTGCTGCACAAGCCGGTGCCGATTTTATTGCACCGTCAGCCGCGATGGACGGCCAGGTTAAAGCCATTCGCCAGGCACTCGACGCCGCCGGGTTTACCGATACCGCGATCATGTCGTACTCCACCAAGTTTGCCTCCTCCTTCTATGGCCCGTTCCGTGAAGCGGCGGGGACGGCACTGAAAGGCGATCGCAAAACTTATCAGATGAATCCGATGAACCGCCGCGAAGCGATTCGCGAGTCGCTGATTGATGAAGCGGAAGGGGCCGATTCGCTGATGGTGAAACCAGCCGGAGCCTACCTCGACATCCTGCGTGATATCCGCGAGCGCACTACGCTGCCGCTGGCGGCCTACCAGGTCAGTGGTGAATACGCGATGATCAAATTCGCCGCACAAGCCGGTGCCATTGATGAACGCAATGTGGTGCTGGAAAGCCTTGGTGCCATTAAGCGCGCCGGTGCCGATCTGATTTTCAGTTATTTTGCCCTTGATCTCGCCGAGCAAAAAATGCTCTGATCACCGTTACGCTTATCAGCCGTTTTTTGGCGGCTGGTAAGCTATTACGGCCATCTTTATTTGTGGCACAACACCAGTTCTGTCGTACCTGCATCTAATAAGAAGAGTAACGCGATGAAAGCACCTGCACTGCCCGCAGACGAGTCATATCGTCTGGCTCAGTTACGTGCGCTCAACATTCTGCATACCCCGGCAGAAGAGCGTTTTGACCGTCTGACCCGCCTCGCCCGTCGTCTGTTCGGCGTGCCGATTGCGCTGGTAAGCCTGCTGGAGGAGGACCACCAATGGTTCAAATCTATTGCGGGCCAGTCCGGCGAAACGGCACCGCGCAATACTTCCTTTTGCGGCCATGCCATCCTGCAGGATGATGTGATGGTGGTGGAGAACGCGCTGGACGACGATCGCTTTTACGATAATCCCTTAGTCACTGGCGAGAACCCGGTGCGCTTCTATGCGGGTTGCCCGCTGCGTACCCCTGCCGGTGCCAAAGTCGGCACGCTCTGTATCGTCGACCACCAGGCACGTTCGTTTGATGCCGATGATTGCCACACACTGCGCGATCTGGCGGCGATGGCGGAAGCTGAACTGATCGCCTTTCAAACCGCAACCTCCGACGAACTGACGCAAATCACCAACCGCCGTGGCTTTATGACGCTGGGACAACTGGCGTTGAACGAATGCCAGGTGAAACAGTTGCCCGCCAGCCTGACGTTTCTCGATCTCGACCGCTTTAAAGAGATTAACGACACCCTCGGCCATCGCGAAGGCGACCGTGCGTTGATGGATTTTGCCGATGCCATGAAGGTGAGTTTCCGTCATGCGGACCTGTTTGCCCGCTTAGGGGGAGATGAGTTTGTGGTGCTGTTTAACGGCCTGCAACAGGCGGATGCCGAAGGGGTACTGGCGCGCTTTGATCGCCTGTTGCAAAAACAGACGCATGACCTGAACCGCCGTTATCAGCTGCATTTTTCGTCCGGTATCGTCGAGTTCGATCCGCACCATCCGCTGGCGCTGGAGCAGTTGCTGGAAAGCAGCGACGAACGCATGTACGCCACCAAAAAATTGCGTAAGCAGGCACGATAAATCGCGCGGTATTGCCCCTACCGCGCTAACGCGTCAAGCAAGGTCTGGTTAAACTTCTGCGGTTCTTCCATTTGTGGCGCATGCCCCATGCCGGGGAATTCAATCAGGCGCGCACCCGGAATCAGTTTTGCTACCTGTTTCCCCAGCACGTTGTAATGCCCCAGTTGTGCTTTCACGGCTGGGGGGGCGATATCGCTGCCAATCGCGGTGGTATCAGAGGTGCCGATCATCAAGGTGGTCGGCACGCGCAGATCCTTGAATTCGTAGTACACCGGCTGAGTAAAAATCATGTCGTAGATCAGCGCCGAGTTCCAGGCGACTTTTTGATGTCCCGGGCCACTGTTCAGCCCGGCCAGCATATCGACCCATTTGTCATATTCCGGCTTCCACTGGCCGACGTAATAGGTCTGCTGTTCGTACTTTTTGATACCCGCAGCATTGAGCTTCAGCTCGCGCTGATACCACTGATCCACCGAACGCCAGGGTGCCCCTTTCGCTTTCCAGTCTTCCAGGCCAATGGGGTTCACCAGCACCAGTTTTTGCGTTTGCTGCGGATACATCAAGGCATAGCGTGTCGCCAGCATGCCACCGGTGGAGTGGCCGACAATCACCGCTTTATCGACACCCAGTTGCTGCAATAACTGATGGGTGTTTTGCGCCAGTTGCTGGAAGGTGTATTGATAATTCGCCGGTTTACTGGAGCTACAGAAGCCAATCTGGTCCGGGGCGACCACGCGATAACCCTGCTGGCTCAATGCCTTGATGGTATCTTCCCAGGTCGCGCCGCAGAAGTTTTTACCGTGCATCAGCACCACGGTCTGGCCATTGGCATGCTGTGTGGGCGGCACATCCATATACCCCATGCTGAGCGTCTGCTGCTGGGAGGGGAAGGTAAAGTGCTGCAACGGATAAGGATACTGGAATCCTTCCAGTTGTTCGCCATAGACATTGGCGGCCAGCGCCGATGCGCTGCTCATCAGCATGAGTGAAGAGATCAATAACTTCATGGGTAAACGTAACGCCATCAGGACATCTCCTGTCAGGGCAAAGCGTCGAGTGTGGCATGTTACGCGTATCGCTGTATTGATGGGCCGTGCCATCAGTAAATTTCTCTGATGTATAAAGGTTTTGGGATTTTACGTTAACTAATTCGGGTTAGTGACGGATATTTCCTCAACAAATAAACAACATATAACGGTCAAATCTCACGAACTGCGAGAATAGTCTGATAGCAGAAAAATAAACCTCAACTTCCTGATAAAACTTTACGTAACAAGGCACACAGAAAGATAAGTTAAATTACACTGTGCGCACTGACCTGGAGGTGCTATATGCAAGAGAGAAAGTACAATGAGGGTGTCATTCTCGCCGTAACGGATTGGATTGTTGAAAACTTAGATCAGCGTTTGAGCATTGATGATATTGCGCAAAAATCTGGTTATTCAAAATGGTATTTGCAGAAACTTTTTGCCCGTTGCCACAATGAAACCCTGGCACGTTATATTCGCAAAAAGAAACTGGCCGCCTGTGTTGTCGAGCTGAAAAATAGCGAAGCAACCATTATCAGCCTGGCCGTAAAATACCATTTTGAAAGCCAGCAATCTTTTACCCGCTCTTTTAAACAGATGATGGGTTGTACACCGCTTTCATGCCGTAAAAAGCAATTAAGCGGAGAGCGGCAACAGCAACTGGCAGACTGTGAGGATCCTTGCGTATTATGTCGCCTGGAATCCGTCGCCAATAGTCAGGAGATGCCGGACATCCTGCCGCCACCGGTGCGGCCTGGTAAGTTCCCGGTGCGTCGAATTGACTGTGTGATGCAATAATAAAAAGCGCGATTATCGCGCTTTTTTTTGCGCTGAAAAAAGGCCATAAAAAAAGCCCCTTACGGGGCTTTTTACGTTACTTGTAAACTTGGGCTACTGCGTCAAAATTATTCCCGTGCTGGCGCGCTGCTTCCACCACATAATATTTTCCGCCTTTTTCATCCGCCATTTCTGACAGACGCTGATGCAGATCCATCGGCGAGCTAATGGCACCGCCAGTATCGGACACGCTAATATTTCCCAGCGACTCAAGTTTAAAGTGTTCCGCTTCCTGTGCAGAAATATTATTGGCAGCCATCACCGGTACACTCGCACCGAACAGCAACGCAGACAGAATATATTTTTTCATCAGCTCGTCCTCTTCAATTGTCGTGGTAATTTTCTATGGCTATTGTCTAATTTACCACCAACGAACATTGATCTTTTTGAGCGCTTATTATCCAGATTTAATATTTTTTATTACGAGCTGAACCTATTCGTAGCGGCGCGATTTATCGCGCCAATCCGTTTAGCCCTGCAATTCCTGGCCCGGTAATAATTTTTCCGACATCAGACGGCGGCATTCGGTACGATCCTGATGGGCCTGTTGTTGCCGTTCCGGTGACAGACCCTGCCACACCATTTGCAGATGTTCACCAAGGCCACGCTGGAAGTGAATTTTTTGCAGCGCATAGTCTGAATTGCTGCCTTCAATAATCTGCTGCATATCCTGCACCGAATTACTGCGTCCATCGTGGGTCAGCGTACAAAACATCGCGATGTAATACGCCTTGTCCTCATCACTGTAATGCGGCGTAAACCACCAGACGAGGGCGCTGATGATGATCAGCAGCGGCAGGATAAATTTTAGTTTTAACATGGAGAACATAACCAAATGGAAAAAAACGCCGCGATGGTACCAGATTCGCGGCATTACGGTTTAGTGCATGATGCCGTTCAGTCCGTGATAGCCCATGTAGAGCGCCACCAACGCGATCAGGGTGCCGGAGAACCAGGGCGCGCGGCGTGCCAGAGTATCCAGTCCCTGCCAGCGCTGGGTCGCTTTCTGCACGCTTAATGCCGCAGCAGCACCAACGCCCACCAGGGTGAGGGCCAGCCCAATACTGAAGCACAGGACCAGCGCAGCCCCGAGGCTGAAGGCTTTCACCTGAATACACAGCAGCAGCACGGTGATGGCCGCCGGACAGGGGATCAGGCCACCGGTTAAACCAAACAGAATGATCTGCCCGTTGGTCACTTCACGGCTGGCAAACCGCTTTTTGATGTCGCTGGCGTGGGTACGCTCATGCGCATCCTGAAAACTCCCGTCGTTCTCACCCGGTGCGTGCTGTACTTCCCCCTGCTGCCAGCTCACATCGTAATCATGCGAATGGCCACCATGACCGAGTGACAGGCGCGCATTGAAGGTATGTGGCTGTGGCACCGCCAGCGTCGATTGCAGGACACCGTCTTGTGCGGCGAAGGTAAAGATCTGCGAGAACCCCATGCCGCGCCGGGTCGCGACACTGACTTGATTGGCCTGCCATGCTGCACCATCCAGAGTACGCAGTTGCCAGTAACCTTGATGCAGCGCCAGCTCAACATGACCGTGGCCGGTATCAATCACCTGCGCATCTGGCCGACGATCGTGCTGATGTTGCTTACGTTGTTGCTCGCTTTGCCAGGTGCGCCAAATCATCCATAACGCGGTTGCCAGAATGATAATGGCAGAAATCAACTGAAACCAGGGTTCGGCGGTATCGGCCGTCAGCTTGCGGCTGACGTACATGCCGCCTAACGCGATCAGCCAGACGATCAGCGTATGCGACAGCGTTGCCGCCAACCCCAGCATCACCGCCTGTTTTACCGTGCCGCGAATCGCTACGATAAACGCTGCCATCATGGTTTTCGAATGGCCCGGCTCCAGGCCATGTAGCGCGCCAAGTAAAATCGCGCTGGGGATAAACAGCCAAGCGCTGGAAGTGCCCTGACTCAGCAGTGCTGCAAAATCGGTCATGATTTTTCTCATTGAATTAAAAAAACAGCGCGACAGATGCATTTGTCTGACACCAAT
The DNA window shown above is from Pantoea sp. At-9b and carries:
- a CDS encoding iron ABC transporter permease, with translation MSRALFNGLILLALLVLVALPLLFIVLQALFPHLSEGEWRGAFSALPALLEDPQLVPMWLGTLKIGLGVALGSLLLGLPLGALRGLFRLPGAALWDLLFLIPFLTPPYIVALAWTLALQRNGYVAQLTGLNFDSLLFSSSGMMLVMTLNIFPVVYFAVSRSLMASGQRLAWVARVHGASAWRAFYQVTLPLTLPALAGGVLLAFTLAIEEYGVPAALGARAGLTLMTVGIEQKLADWPIDLPGAASLSLMLSLVALLAWFCQRKLTGSSDVTAVSGKPVAQEAANAGRWQLPMLLLFVGTALLAVALPLGAMTLSGLLNTLSGGIQVSNLTLRHFGALFSQQGDALAAFSTSIGLALGAALLTGLLGFLIAWRVAEGKTRLLALMDGLALLPAAMPGVVIGVGLILLWNRGFWPVSPYNTLAILLLSYSCLLLPWPVRYVSSALRQIGPTLEPAARVHGASRLQALRLIVLPLVAPSLLAAMMMVFAVASRELVTSLILAPAGTQTVAIFIWRQFEQGSVGQGMAMATLTLLASLSLMLAALALLRRQSR
- a CDS encoding EAL domain-containing protein produces the protein MPPQRRNRDFGWLLIVCAGLLPLVLGILCTAIEARHTVHQQQINTANSLLAQAERMSDSAWDMITDLRQFHYQPCSAIEGKLQREGNLNAYFRSIGKLEGDNVTCSSAYGMYPGTLSEMILRQPPVTGKAWWSISLRGTYGVPDRPAVIFVRQLPDGEGFWAVIDGQYLMDFMRALGESRNYHMTMRFNDGAPITSGPVEVQPEIWLKSEPLLAQSSRYPISVEVVVPPSELLKAWRQALFIFLPMAAIFSILLMILTANWLRRRISWRDEIRRAMRNRQFSVHYQPVYSVAEQHCNGVEALLRWHLPNGDTIRPDIFISAAEEEGMIVPLTRHLLELMAEDIQSWQVAPGFHIGLNLAAEHLQHPDFVKDIELFARRVQDKKLQITLELTERSLIHDGEDVARKLRLLQSQGMRVAIDDFGTGHCSLSYLLTFPLDYLKIDRGFINAIERLDGETPVLDAIINLARKLQLEVLGEGVETSLQFQYLQQRGVLFIQGYYYAWPMDNDRLRTWLNEQGQQPLRVEESHESELYHS
- a CDS encoding D-2-hydroxyacid dehydrogenase family protein, with the protein product MSLNCIILDDYQNVALTLADWTTLAPLVHTTTLTTHIDDPETLVSQIADADILVVMRERTPLTAELIGRMPKLKLVVTSGMRNASIDLDACRERYIAVCGTGSSSAPPLELAWGLLLGLARHIVSENQALRHNGPWQQTLGIGLQGKTLGLIGLGKIGGEMAKVAQAFGMRVCAWSQNLTAERATACGAEKMASLHTLLQASDVVSLHLVLSDRTRHLLDADALAQMKTGALLINTSRAGLVDQAAMIAALQRGQLAGAGLDVFDQEPLPADHPLRQLPNVLATPHLGYVADNNYRTYFTEAVENIAGWVKGAPLRSLL
- the proP gene encoding glycine betaine/L-proline transporter ProP, producing the protein MKIRRKRVKPIGLDDVTIIDDARLRKAITAASLGNAMEWFDFGVYGFVAYALGKVFFPDATPGIQMIAALATFSVPFLIRPLGGLFFGMLGDKYGRQKILSITIVIMSLSTFCIGLIPSYASIGIWAPVLLLIAKMAQGFSVGGEYTGASIFVAEYSPDRKRGFMGSWLDFGSIAGFVLGAGLVVLISTLIGEEHFLEWGWRLPFFLALPLGIIGLYLRHALEETPAFQQHVDKLEQGDRDGLRDGPKVSFKEIASKHWKSLLACVGLVIATNVTYYMLLTYMPSYLSHNLHYSEDHGVLIIIAIMIGMLFVQPVMGMLSDRFGRRPFVIIGSIALFICSIPAFMLINSGVIGLIFAGLLLLAVILNAFTGVMASSLPAMFPTHIRYSALASAFNISVLVAGLTPTAAAWLVESTNNLYMPAYYLMVIAVIGLVTGLYMKETANKPLIGATPAASDIEEAREILQEHHDNIEQKIEDIDAEIAKLEAKRKNLVQQHPDINE
- the hemB gene encoding porphobilinogen synthase; this encodes MSDFSLIQRPRRLRKSAAMREMFQETSLSLSDLALPIFVEEGVDDYKPITAMPGVMRIPEKRLAYEIERIAKAGIRSVMTFGISHHTDATGSDAWNENGLVARMSRICKETVPEMIVMSDTCFCEYTSHGHCGVLCDHGVDNDATLINLGKQAVVAAQAGADFIAPSAAMDGQVKAIRQALDAAGFTDTAIMSYSTKFASSFYGPFREAAGTALKGDRKTYQMNPMNRREAIRESLIDEAEGADSLMVKPAGAYLDILRDIRERTTLPLAAYQVSGEYAMIKFAAQAGAIDERNVVLESLGAIKRAGADLIFSYFALDLAEQKML
- a CDS encoding diguanylate cyclase codes for the protein MKAPALPADESYRLAQLRALNILHTPAEERFDRLTRLARRLFGVPIALVSLLEEDHQWFKSIAGQSGETAPRNTSFCGHAILQDDVMVVENALDDDRFYDNPLVTGENPVRFYAGCPLRTPAGAKVGTLCIVDHQARSFDADDCHTLRDLAAMAEAELIAFQTATSDELTQITNRRGFMTLGQLALNECQVKQLPASLTFLDLDRFKEINDTLGHREGDRALMDFADAMKVSFRHADLFARLGGDEFVVLFNGLQQADAEGVLARFDRLLQKQTHDLNRRYQLHFSSGIVEFDPHHPLALEQLLESSDERMYATKKLRKQAR
- a CDS encoding alpha/beta fold hydrolase, which codes for MALRLPMKLLISSLMLMSSASALAANVYGEQLEGFQYPYPLQHFTFPSQQQTLSMGYMDVPPTQHANGQTVVLMHGKNFCGATWEDTIKALSQQGYRVVAPDQIGFCSSSKPANYQYTFQQLAQNTHQLLQQLGVDKAVIVGHSTGGMLATRYALMYPQQTQKLVLVNPIGLEDWKAKGAPWRSVDQWYQRELKLNAAGIKKYEQQTYYVGQWKPEYDKWVDMLAGLNSGPGHQKVAWNSALIYDMIFTQPVYYEFKDLRVPTTLMIGTSDTTAIGSDIAPPAVKAQLGHYNVLGKQVAKLIPGARLIEFPGMGHAPQMEEPQKFNQTLLDALAR
- a CDS encoding helix-turn-helix domain-containing protein, giving the protein MQERKYNEGVILAVTDWIVENLDQRLSIDDIAQKSGYSKWYLQKLFARCHNETLARYIRKKKLAACVVELKNSEATIISLAVKYHFESQQSFTRSFKQMMGCTPLSCRKKQLSGERQQQLADCEDPCVLCRLESVANSQEMPDILPPPVRPGKFPVRRIDCVMQ
- a CDS encoding DUF1471 domain-containing protein produces the protein MKKYILSALLFGASVPVMAANNISAQEAEHFKLESLGNISVSDTGGAISSPMDLHQRLSEMADEKGGKYYVVEAARQHGNNFDAVAQVYK